In the genome of Fusarium poae strain DAOMC 252244 chromosome 1, whole genome shotgun sequence, the window CATGGTGGTGGGTCTCGATTTCGGTCGTTTCTGGCCGCAGCGGCGCGTTGCGACTGGTACGATTCGGCGACGAAATGGGCTGTTGATGTGGGAATTGGCCGGGTGGCGCCGGCGCTATCATCTACTCCAACGGGAACGCCAAACGTTAGACTCGATcgattcaattcaattcaattcaactcaatttcctcttcatcaaccACTTCTTCGGTCTCGAGATTGTCATTCTTGCTCGCGCCTCCATCTTCCATTCTTTCGGCTGCTCGTCGCCACTCGTTCCATCAGAGGAATATTTGCGAATAAATTGGCTCCGTCCGAACCCGCATATCTTTCTGTGATACTATGGTATCTCGCGACAACGAGCCATAGCGTAATTGCTCATGCCATTTTTCTTAGGCGAGCCCGAGTCATGGCAAAGATGGGCGCCAGTGCGGTCGAGATCCCGCCACTGGCCTGATGTCCTATGTGGTGTTGACATGTCTCACTTGCTTTGCAGCAAATGTACCATGTCATTGAGCATTGACCTCGACAGAACAATCTTGAGCTAGCGATACTCACCACTTGACACTCATATCGCAAAAGGGGACACCAAAACATTTTCACCCCAACAAACATCACCAATCAACGTACCTCGAGTTCTTCTATGAGAAAGTCATAGAATGACTGGTCTCCGGTGTGGTCCCCTGCCATAGTAAGGATTCGAATCGGTGGCTGCAGTAGGACCCAGTGTGCAGGTCGTCTTTTGGATATTCGTTCGGCTCTTGCGTTATATGTCTAGTGTTGCAGGTGTTGTTGGGTTATGCCACTTTGGTGGCAACTTGTCGTCGCTCGAGTAAGGGGATTTGAATGATATCGGATGCCAGGAGCGACTGAGCTTCGATCTGTGAACTTCTTGATAAACAGTTTCTGCTGAACCACTCGGCCTGGGCCCACGGCCGGCACCGCGCTTCACCACCAAAGTTGGTGATTTAAAGGGACCCGAAGTGCTTATACGATAATTGGAAGCCGCAGATTTCGACGTCACCAGAGACTGCTCGATAATTCTAGCGCCACCGCGCCGATTCTCAGGCAGTTGGTAGCCTTGACAATCGATGGTCCTGCTCCTTTCAAGGAGGGGCTGCCCTGTGCCGGAGTCTCGTGCTTCCGCCGAACACAAGATGATAAAATGTCACCCCACCGAAGAGTTTTCTCGGCACCACGAGACTATCGATCAACTCAAGTCACGGATCGAATGTCTGCAGAGGCCCTTGCTTCTTTCTTGTTCGATGAGCGAATGAGTGACCGCACCTTGCTTTCCACTACTTGACGGCAACCCGGGATTCCCTCGCTGCCGCTCCTTGGTGTCTGCTGCGGATCATTATTAACATTTGAACACGTGCTGGGTTGGGTGACTTTGCTCAGATCGTCACATCTTTACTCACAGCTTCTTTCTCAGCCACGCTATCGATTAACGAGCCTTCAAAATGGTCTTTGTCCCTTCTCGTATCTCGGTCGCCGAcccctttcttctcttcccccGTCTGCTGCCACTTCCCCTTAAACTATCAGAGTCGAGTGACTAGTCACGGGGACATCCAATGTTGTCCCGGGGCCTGGACAGATTGTGGTTCGAGGCCCTTGATGACTACTCTCTGGCGTGTTCACGTATTTGCCCTCAGCATCGCATATGCTAAGTATTGGTTCGTTAAAAATAACATAGGGCAAACTGACGGTGTTGTGTTAAAGCAAGACAAGCCTCTTGTCACTTCCCCACGTGAACTATTAGGCTTCCAATAGGAGAATGTGGCTGGTTTGTATCCGTGGCCGTGGGAAAGCCAATGCTGGACGATGGAGGAGCCATGTGTGGATTCAAGTCGAAGCCCTGATTGTAATTGCAATGACTCGACTATCGAATTGACCAGCGTCCCCGCCTTTACCGCCCCAAAAGGGGACCTGAGGACAACTTCTGGCAAGCTCGAGCTGGAACTGGGCTGGGAAGTAGGTGGGCTCCCTTGGAGGGGGAGGAGAACACCGAGACCGGGGTTGGGATTAGGTCCGGGACTGCAAGTGGTACTTTGTGGCATTCATGCTCTTGATTGTAAAGTGATCGGCACATCAAGGCCTTGCCCGTTCAGCCTTTATTGGTCATTTGCTTAGCAACAAGCCCTATTGCTCACATGTTAAACCCGGAAAGGTTGTATATAGATGTATAGAACCTCCCTGTCAGTATGTTGCCCTGAGTCTTGTTTGGCGCAATACTACATTATATTGCTGTGAGCCTTCGGATTTGGTCATATGGTTCATGCTACTCATACCACTGCAAAAATCTTCACTGACAAGCAAGTCTCCAGGGAGGATGTTAGCTTGTGTATCCCAGGCAAATCCCATTTCTGTTTGTATCCTAGCCCTCAGGCGGTTCATCAGGGAACGAATCACCCGTGACCATACAAGGAAACAAGATGTTTTGGTATAATGAGGTAGAGGCACCGCCACAGTGATACCAGACAATATCACGAGCCTTTGCTGACACGGTATTGTGTTGCGAGCCGGTTATTTCGGATCCAGCTGAACGGAGATGATAACTGTAACTAGATGGAACCATTGCTTGATCTGACATGTTGACAGGAGCAGAGCCACCAGGTACGCGGCCTCTGATTCAAGTCAGCCCGCGTGAAAAACCACTTAAATCTGTATGTATGTCTTCATTGTGGTGGTCTGATCCCAGGTTCGCAACCGAGGAGCGGGGGGGTGGCTGGCTATAACCAGGGGGGAGGGGGGTCGCAAGTCTGTGCCAACCAACGAGAATGTATGCCATGACTGGGAAAGGAGGACCCTGGGCTAAAGGGATTCACGTTGGATGCTGAAGCTAAGACCTTTCGAGGCGAACTAGGGACTGATGGAGCCAAATGTGGTTGTTGGCCGTTGAGTTGATATGTCATTATGGTATTGGGGCGGCGTTGGGTTGGGAGTCAACTTGGAAGACAACGGTTTTTTGTGGACTAAAAGCCGTGCCCATCCATGTATTAACCCAACTTGTTTCCGTTTGCGCACTGAAATTTTGGCAGTACTTAGGTATTCAAGGTAGCCTCATCGTCTGGTATCATTATTTTGTTCGACGTCACTGGTCTCGGCCGATATTGCCTCTTTTTGATGGTCACACCCTATTGACAGTACCCAGCATTGACGCTGGCTATATCAGTGTTCTCATCTCATGCCCGTAAGTCGAAAGAAAGCGGAGACATCAAAGGAGGAAACAAGAGTTTCCGAAAGCACGAGACAATGAATACTTGATTGTTTGATCGATGGGGCGTGTCGTTGTTCGGAGGGGATTCTCCTGATTATGAGACACAGAGATCCCAGGTCGGGGTTGCATAACTGGCTTTTCGTGGCTTGTTTAGCACTTGGACATCGAGATATTGAATAGCCCTTATACAGCCTTGTTgagtagtaggtaggtaggtacctggTATTCGGAAGGGCAGTTTGACTTTGGAGGCAGAGACATTGACAACCTCTATTTTCAGCCATGGcaataggtacctaggtaggcaaCTGTGGGTACCTGCCTCCTACCTGACCAGTTGCTAGAAATAGAGACAGAAGGATGCCTTTACCGGAAGAGAGCCGCACTTTCCTTTTGACATATCCCAGGCGGGACACAGATAAGGTAGGTACCCAAGTCCCCAGGCAGGCAAGCCTCGACCCTCCCTGCTCTCCTCACCTCTCCTCTGCCCCGTACGGGGAACATAACGTTTGGGAAGGTGCGAGCGATGCAGGCCGCGTACCTCGATATTGTCGGATATGTACTATTACACGGCAAGCGCATGAGATTGTGGATCTTGGTATTCTGAAGATCAATCAGTAGTGGTAACAGTAGAGGTGCACAACTTGACGAGACAGAGGATATATTAGAATATAAAGACAAGAAGCAGCTCTCTACCACTTACATCTCTTAATGACGTCTTACAGATTACATTTGCATTGCCACATACCTATTGACCTTAGAGGACGACTATACGAACAGTCGGTATGATGATCGCACCAAAGCTTGTTTACGTCCCTGACGAGGGTTTCCCCGTAAGGTACCCTCAAACCATCAGATCATGAAGTTAAGCAGGACGAAACCTACCTAGTCTCAATACCAATTTAATGTCTTTTTGTGTCACCCACTCAAGGAAATCCCCAGTAGGTAATGCTGCAGACCGGATAGTTTGTTGGCCGTTAAAGCAGCAAGGGCGAAACATTTATGTACAATTGGCTTTGACCTGGATGATATCAACCCTCAAACCCACCTCGGAGCCGGAGTCTGTATGAGCTGTCACATACCACGTTGTTTGCCATACCATAACATACCTACCTGCATACGCATGCCCAGGTAGGCAGGCATACAGATACAGCAAAGCACCTCGGAAGCAACCTTGACAAGATTTTCCCTTTCTCcccctcttctctctttctttttttcgcGCGGTATTTTGGGCTTGTGCTTGGACAAACGCAACACTTCGCTTACACCCTGGCTGATCTAATCTTTATTCAAACCTTAAACGACCAGGGCGTCACGTCTGTGAAAAGAGTGAAATGCAACTTTTTTGACCCAGGTACCAATCAATGGACCCTTTTGACATGAGATTTCGTGACTTTTACCAGAATAGGCAATATAGATTATAAAAGGCGTCTTCAGTACCCAAATCACAAACCAGTTGCCAGCCTGCATGATTCTACACACTTGGCCTTGCAGTAGTTGCTCTCTCGAGTATACTTGAACTGCCATCGCCGATTAGGAACCCCCCCTGATCGCCGGGGGCCAAGCCGAGCATATTCAGCAAATAACGACTTGTCTCCACCTATAGAAACAGCAAGACCCTGGATGCGCACGCATGTGTATAACTAGACTACTAGGTACACGCACAGAGGTGCAGAAGAATGATCTACAAGAGCCGACCGGATATATAGACTAGTTaacatttctttttcttaaacAAAATCTACATAGTTGTCTGTCTTCGACTTAGTCCTTGGGACCCCTGCAGATTAACCGCCAAAGACACAATAATCGTGAGGTTGGTGCTCTGGACAAGCTGAAAACCCACAAGGGGAATGCCTATGATAGGTAGGTAACATTCCTTGCGGCTGAGAAAGATGGGCATCAAAGTGTTGTTCCCAAGAACCCAGGATACATCCGAGGCATAGTCTACAGCCTGCACGGCGGGCTCCCAGTTGTCACCAACGTATCATACTCACACGTTAAGCATATTGCCAAGCTCTGTTTACTGTAGTGCTATGTTGCCATGACCAGCCCTCACCGTAAACCCATGTTCGACATGAATCATGCAAGTGAAGTAAAGGACCTGCCTATACGAAAATGTCGATATTTCTGAAACTATCATTACATGAACCTAGAATGAAGTTTAATGTTCTGTCTAGCCTGAACGCCGTTGATATCTCTACCCCAAAGACCACGAGTTTTCCTCAGTCCCACTCCCATTAGTCTGCTTTTGTCTCATGTTGACAGCTAAAAACGCGCTGGCACTTGAAGCAGATAGGGCGTTCAgcccgtcttcttcttcttcttggggcgctcctcttcgtcctccccgtcgtcgtcgtcctgtTCGTCTTCGTCTACGTTGCTTTCGTCGCTGCCCGAGCCATCACTCTCGTGAGCACTGTCGTACTCTTCTGCAACATCACTTTCACTGTCAGTGCGGAAATCTTCATCCACactctcttcgtcttcatcagCCGATCCGCGATCAGCCTTTGCGGCCACCTCGTCTTCGGAATCGTCCATCTGCTGGTTGATGGCAGCAGCAAGGAGGTTGGCATCCTCATCAATCTCGTTCTTGACTCGTAAGCCCTTGAGCTTAAAGAAGCTTTCAAGAGCCTTGAGATCCTCACGACTAATGTTGCTGAACTGAGATGAGCCGGCGCCGTTCTTGAGAAGGACTGTGATGTCGAATGTCGACAGTGCCGAAACAGCTCCACTAACACGCGAGAAAGTGACCGATTGAGTCTGCTCATACGCGATATATGTAGCGGGCTTGGGAACAAACATAAAGGCTTTCTCGAGGCAGTAGAGGAAACCCTCACTTGCCTTGATAGAGCACTTGATGCCGTATTGGTTGCGGTGTCTAAACACAGGTCAGTCATTAGATCAGTCGGCAAGGTTCAGAATACATACGTGATAAAGTCCTTGGCAGGAGATGAAATCTTCCTATTACCCAGACCACGGAATATCTTGGCCACAACTTGATGGAGGGGTTCCTCGTAGTGAGGCTCGAGCTTATCTTGGTACTTGCTCTTGAGCTCGTCCTCGTTGAGGTTCAGGTCAATAGTGACCTCCTCGTCTTTCTTAAATTGCATTACAACGAATGGGTATCGTGTTTGACCCTGGCGCAGAGGTGGATCAAGACCCATGACAAGCATGTAGTGCACCTCATCAGGCTTAGGAAGTACCATAAACTTCTTGATAGCCTCGTACTGAATCTTGTAGTCATATGTTTTACCTCGAAGTCGGAAAGAGGCTTCGTACATGTCGATATCGAAACGACCTCTGTTTGAAAGACATTAGTAAACGTACAAAATACGACAGAAATGCGACGTGAGCACGGCCACATATTTTCAAGGCATACCTGGGGGTGAGATGTAGGACATCCAGGAAGGTGGCAATAGTATCGCCAGCAGTCTCGCCAATCTCCGCCTTATCGATCAAAGTTTCGTAGAATAGAGTCGCGGCATTCTTTTCTTGCTCGTCGTTACCGGCATCACTACCAGCGTCCTCTCCTTCAGCCTCTTTTCGGGTCGTCACACCGGGAATGTAGAATCGCATCTCGACAAGCTGATCTCGGCCGGCGGCAGCTTTAGAGCCCTTGGATCGGGCGCCGCCAAGTTGGGCATTAGCACCAGACTCGGGAAGAGCCATCTCGACTGCAACCTCATTTCGACCAGCAAGGTTAGTGTTACCGATTTCCGAATACGCTAGCTCGAAAGCAGGTCGGTTTTGAACGCTGAAGGTGAGCTCGGATTTGGAGAATTCAGCCTTGCCCCAATTCCATCCGCGTAGGGCATGCTCCTTGCTCTCGAGGACCGTGCTATACCAGTTCTTGAACACCTTGGCAAGTCGATCGTAGTCTTCCTGCTGGAATCCATCGAGTTGGATGATACCTGATTTTGAACGTTGGACAATCTTGATCTCGTACCCCTTGGCGGCGCGACTCCATTGCGCAGAGGCGATGTTGTTGTGATCGAGTGTGAAGGTATCGCCGCCGCCAACAGGCTTCCATCCGAAACCGGTCTCGGCAAATCTACACTTGCCGCTCTCCTTGGAGAGATCCAAGTAGATGTTATCGAAACTCTCGCTGAAAATTGATGATTCTGTTAGCAGTTGCTGCGGTAATGGTTGTGAGTTCACCCAAAGAAAGCTCAAGAAAAGTCATGCTAGGTTGggaatgaagaagacgaaaggAAAAGGGGAATTTGTGGATGACAACGTACATAGCAGTCATTGCGACGACTGAGCGAGAGTTCTTTCTTGGAAGAAATTGGTTGTAGAGGTAGTGATGGAGATGCCGTCTTCGGCTTTGTGTTGGCTGAGATAACGGAGTAAAGTTGCGACGTCTATTTGGAAATTTGAGAAGACACTCAGTCAGCCAAAAGGTTCGCGCTCTAACGCGTCCTCACGCGGAAAGGCCATTTAAGAGGCCCACTTTTTGTAGAGCTCCGGTTTTGCTGGGGAAGCAGGAAGTCGGAGGTCATGCAGGTCCGTCCGGGCACTAGGTAGACTAGAGATTCCAATGTGTTGTCGCAAAGATAAAACATAGCTCACACTTCGAATCATGGACTATTTGTGCAGTCTTGAGAGTGTTGTTCATAATATTCATGATAGTATTTTTGATAGTTTACGAGGCTAAAGACGCGTACGCCTTATTGTCTTTCACCCGCTGTAGTAGCACAAGCTGACTACTATTCTAACTCGGGCATGCATACTCTGTAGGTACTGTCAGCAATACCTTATTACAACATCATATCGCTTCCGCCAAAGTCTTTTCATGATTAAACAAACATCATGTGAATATACTTTACGAATAGGTTAGTCGTAATTGCTGATCAACTACTCATCGGAGCCCCAGAGCCCCGTGCACCACATAGGCTTCCCCAACGGCCTACGTCGCCCCCATGTGACCCTTCATCCTAGTCTCCACCCAACGATAGCGTGCATAACATCATAGGCTTGATAGCAGTtgccttcgtcttcgtccATCTTTCTGTCCGCCATctcatcttcttttcttctttccttttctcttcATCTGTATCGACAGCACTTTTGATCACCATCACATAGGAATATCACACCTTATTTACCGGATAGTTAATGCTGCCATGACAACAAATCGTCGCTCCCGTCTACCGGGATACCGATGCGCCTCGACTGCCCGCGTAACCGCTACTCTATTGTTATCTTTCCTCGCCTTTTCACCATCTTCCGCATCCAGCGATTTCAGTGACCGGCTCCACGATGATATTATACTACCTCCTGGGCCACTCCTTCCATCAGCACCCGAAATTCCTGAACCTGCCGAGCATACGTTCAGTCTCCGTCACATATACCACCATGGTACCCATCTCCATCCTAGCCTTCATCGGAAGCGGGATGTTATCCATGACCAGTCAAGGGTTTATCTGGCTGCAGAAGACGATTTTGGCGAATACGATATTCTTCGATTGAAAGCCAAGAGTCGTCCCGAGGCAATCCAACGTTTAGCTGATCGAAGGCCGTCAGTTATCGACCCCATGGTGGCTGAGTCGCGACAGCGAGGATACGCAGCTGTCCTTGATGCATCAGCGTGGACCTTGGATCAAGTTTCATCCCCTGATATTAAGGATAAGGACACTGTTCTCACTCTAGCTCTCATGACTGCCAACGCATACGTCGAGCATGATACTGATGCCGATTGGGAGGATGTTGGAGAACGATGGAACCGCAGTGCCGATTTCGGATGGGAGTCCGATGGTCTCCGTGGGCATGTTTTTGTTGATGACACCAATTCAACTATTGTTATTGGGCTGAAGGGC includes:
- the POB3 gene encoding FACT complex subunit (BUSCO:17957at5125); its protein translation is MTAIESFDNIYLDLSKESGKCRFAETGFGWKPVGGGDTFTLDHNNIASAQWSRAAKGYEIKIVQRSKSGIIQLDGFQQEDYDRLAKVFKNWYSTVLESKEHALRGWNWGKAEFSKSELTFSVQNRPAFELAYSEIGNTNLAGRNEVAVEMALPESGANAQLGGARSKGSKAAAGRDQLVEMRFYIPGVTTRKEAEGEDAGSDAGNDEQEKNAATLFYETLIDKAEIGETAGDTIATFLDVLHLTPRGRFDIDMYEASFRLRGKTYDYKIQYEAIKKFMVLPKPDEVHYMLVMGLDPPLRQGQTRYPFVVMQFKKDEEVTIDLNLNEDELKSKYQDKLEPHYEEPLHQVVAKIFRGLGNRKISSPAKDFITHRNQYGIKCSIKASEGFLYCLEKAFMFVPKPATYIAYEQTQSVTFSRVSGAVSALSTFDITVLLKNGAGSSQFSNISREDLKALESFFKLKGLRVKNEIDEDANLLAAAINQQMDDSEDEVAAKADRGSADEDEESVDEDFRTDSESDVAEEYDSAHESDGSGSDESNVDEDEQDDDDGEDEEERPKKKKKTG